In Alosa alosa isolate M-15738 ecotype Scorff River chromosome 23, AALO_Geno_1.1, whole genome shotgun sequence, a single window of DNA contains:
- the nln gene encoding neurolysin, mitochondrial isoform X1, producing MFFLSILMCRRGNRLLHARSCVAMTLQNGLLISGKGYSGSAHSKNSLRWDLTPAQIQEHTKELIQRVRQVYDTIGALDVGKVTIENTVKPLTDAKLYYASSRHVLDFPQFISPFKDVRLASTEADKRLAEFDVELSMREDIFHRLIALQEKKVNGLSPETERFVKRLIKLGKRNGLHLSKDIQEEIKSISKMISELSIDFSSNINEENTFLFFTEEELGGMAESYMASLDRLEDGRFKVTLAYPHYYPLMKRCYVPETRRKMEEAFHSRCKEENTPILEKLIELRAQMAKMLGFQTHADYVLEMNMAKTSSTVARFLDEFHEKLKPVGEQERKFILSLKQKECKRRGLDFDGQIHAWDMPYYMNQVEHVKFSVDKDKLIEYFPLEVVQEGLLGIYQDLLGLTFCQVEHAHVWHDSVSLYSVLDSTTGEEIGQFYLDLHPREGKYGHAACFGLQPGCQGPDGKRMVPVAAMVANFTKPSGSFPSLLQHHEVETFFHEFGHVMHELCSRTQYAEFSGTLVETDFVEVPSQMLENWVWEREPLHRMSRHYRDGSAIPDSLLDKLIVSRVANTGLMNLRQVVLSKVDQSLHTKPKADTAQEFAKHCQDILGIPATPGTNMTASFSHLAGGYDGQYYGYLWSEVYSMDIYFSRFRKEGIMNPKVGKEYRKVILETGGSRDGADMLKTFLGREAQQDAFFYCKGLTENRNGFL from the exons atgtttttTCTCAGCATTTTGATGTGTCGCAGGGGAAACAG GCTCTTGCATGCCAGATCGTGTGTGGCCATGACCCTGCAGAATGGACTGCTGATTTCAGGCAAAGGCTACTCAGGCTCTGCTCACAGCAAAAACAGTCTGAGATGGGATCTAACCCCTGCACAGATCCAGGAACACACGAAGGAGTTGATTCAGAGGGTCCGACAGGTTTATGACACTATTGGAGCTCTGGATGTTGGTAAAGTTACCATTGAAAACACTGTGAAGCCCCTAACTGATGCAAAGTTATATTATGCTT CGTCCCGACACGTCTTGGACTTCCCTCAATTCATATCTCCATTTAAAGATGTCCGCCTGGCCAGCACTGAGGCGGACAAACGGCTGGCTGAGTTTGATGTGGAGCTGAGCATGAGGGAGGACATCTTCCACAGGCTCATCGCCCTGCAG GAGAAGAAGGTAAATGGCCTCTCACCTGAGACGGAGCGATTTGTTAAGAGACTGATTAAACTAGGGAAGCGGAATGGGCTGCATTTATCAAAAGATATCCAGGAG GAGATTAAATCAATATCAAAAATGATAAGTGAATTGTCCATTGACTTCAGTAGTAATATTAATGAAGAGAATACCTTTCTGTTTTTCACTGAAGAAGAATTAG GTGGTATGGCTGAAAGCTATATGGCTAGTCTTGACAGACTGGAAGATGGCCGTTTCAAAGTGACTCTTGCATATCCCCACTACTATCCGCTAATGAAGAGGTGTTACGTCCCGGAAACGAGACGTAAAATGGAGGAGGCTTTCCACAGTCGTTGTAAGGAG GAAAACACTCCTATTCTTGAGAAGCTGATTGAGCTCCGAGCCCAAATGGCCAAGATGCTGGGCTTTCAGACCCATGCAGACTACGTGTTGGAGATGAACATGGCTAAGACTTCAAGTACAGTAGCTCGTTTCCTAG ATGAGTTCCATGAGAAGTTGAAGCCAGTGGGTGAGCAGGAGAGGAAGTTCATCCTGTCTCTCAAACAGAAAGAGTGCAAGAGGCGGGGGCTGGACTTTGATGGACAGATCCATGCCTGGGACATGCCTTACTATATGAACCAGGTGGAACATGTGAAGTTCTCGGTGGACAAGGACAAGCTGATAGAGTACTTCCCGCTTGAGGTGGTCCAGGAAGGGCTTCTAGGAATTTACCAGGACCTGCTAGGCTTAACCTTCTGCCAGGTCGAACATGCCCATGTCTGGCATGACAGTGTCAGCCTCTACTCTGTTCTGGACAGTACTACTGGTGAGGAGATTGGCCAGTTCTACCTGGACCTGCATCCCAG AGAGGGGAAGTATGGACACGCAGCCTGTTTCGGTCTCCAGCCCGGCTGCCAAGGGCCTGATGGGAAACGCATGGTGCCAGTGGCGGCCATGGTGGCCAACTTCACTAAGCCCAGCGGCTCCTTCCCTTCGCTGCTGCAGCACCACGAGGTGGAGACCTTCTTCCACGAGTTTGGCCACGTTATGCACGAGCTCTGCTCAAGG ACTCAGTATGCAGAGTTCAGCGGTACGTTGGTGGAAACGGACTTTGTGGAGGTTCCCTCTCAGATGCTGGAGAACTGGGTGTGGGAACGTGAGCCACTGCACCGCATGTCGCGCCACTACAGGGACGGCAGTGCCATCCCAGACAGCCTGCTGGACAAGCTCATCGTCTCCAGGGTGGCAAACACGG GCCTGATGAACTTGAGGCAGGTGGTGCTCAGTAAAGTGGACCAGTCCCTCCACACTAAACCCAAGGCAGACACAGCCCAGGAGTTTGCTAAGCACTGCCAAGACATCCTGGGCATCCCTGCAACACCAG GCACAAACATGACTGCTAGCTTCAGCCACCTGGCGGGGGGTTATGACGGTCAGTACTATGGCTACCTATGGAGTGAGGTCTACTCCATGGACATCTACTTCAGTCGATTTAGAAAGGAGGGCATCATGAACCCTAAG GTGGGGAAGGAGTACAGAAAGGTGATACTGGAGACGGGTGGCTCAAGAGATGGGGCAGACATGTTGAAAACCTTCCTTGGACGTGAAGCACAGCAGGATGCTTTCTTTTACTGCAAAGGACTAACAGAGAATCGGAATGGCTTTCTTTGA
- the trappc13 gene encoding trafficking protein particle complex subunit 13, producing MKNDPSIIKGAEMLMLGEMLTLPQNFGNIFLGETFSSYISVHNDSSQVVKDILVKADLQTSSQRLNLSASSAAVSELQPDCCIDDVIHHEVKEIGTHILVCAVSYTTQSGEKMYFRKFFKFQVLKPLDVKTKFYNAESELSSVTDEVFLEAQIQNITTSPMFMEKVSLEPSLMYSVTELNNVTEGDEGESTFGKMSYLQPMDTRQYLYCLKPKPEFAEKAGVIKGVTVIGKLDIVWKTNLGERGRLQTSQLQRMAPGYGDVRLSLEYIPDTVNIEEPFDITCKITNCSERTMDLVLEMCNSRSIHWCGVSGRQAGKLGPSASLSIPLRLLASVQGLQSVSGLRLTDTFLKRTYEYDDIAQVCVVCPFLSPES from the exons ATGAAGAATGATCCTTCGATCATCAAAGGAGCAGAGATGCTGATGCTGGGAGAAATGTTGACACTCCCTCAGAATTTTGG AAATATTTTCTTGGGCGAGACCTTCTCCAGCTATATTAGTGTACACAATGACAGCAGCCAGGTGGTCAAAGACATTCTAGTGAAG GCTGATCTGCAGACAAGCTCCCAGAGGCTCAACCTGTCTGCGTCCAGCGCAGCCGTCTCAGAGCTCCAGCCCGACTGCTGCATCGACGACGTCATCCACCATGAGGTCAAGGAGATCGGCACTCACAT ATTGGTTTGTGCTGTCAGTTACACCACCCAGTCAGGGGAGAAGATGTACTTCAGGAAGTTCTTCAAATTCCAG GTCCTGAAGCCACTGGATGTCAAGACCAAGTTCTACAACGCAGAG AGCGAGCTCAGCTCCGTG ACAGATGAGGTGTTTCTGGAAGCGCAGATCCAGAACATCACCACGTCACCCATGTTCATGGAGAAGGTGTCTCTGGAGCCGTCCTTGATGTACAGTGTCACAGAACTGAACAACGTGACTGAAGGGGACGAAGG AGAGTCCACCTTCGGTAAGATGTCCTACCTGCAGCCCATGGACACGCGGCAATACCTCTACTGCCTAAAGCCCAAGCCCGAGTTCGCTGAGAAGGCCGGGGTCATTAAGGGCGTGACGGTCATTGGCAAGCTGGACATTGTGTGGAAGACCAACCTCGGCGAGAGGGGGCGCCTGCAGACCAGTCAGCTCCAGAGGATG GCCCCGGGTTATGGAGACGTGAGGCTCTCGCTGGAGTACATCCCAGACACGGTCAACATAGAGGAGCCCTTTGACATCACCTGTAAAATCACAAACTGCAG CGAGAGGACAATGGACCTGGTTCTAGAGATGTGCAACAGCAGATCCATCCACTGGTGCGGTGTGTCGGGCAGACAGGCGGGGAAACTGGGTCCTAGTGCCTCCCTCTCGATCCCCCTCCGATTGCTGGCCTCAGTGCAGGGCTTACAG AGTGTGTCTGGCCTGAGGCTAACAGACACATTCCTAAAAAGGACCTATGAGTATGATGACATCGCccaggtgtgtgtagtgtgtcccTTCTTGAGTCCAGAGAGTTAG
- the sgtb gene encoding small glutamine-rich tetratricopeptide repeat-containing protein beta isoform X2: MSVDQRLAFSIVQFLREQTNRGSLSSDEQESLEVAIQCLETTFKISPSDCHLAAPQPLTEIFLNSLLKNDNLTTPETSPPPETIERAEQLKNEGNNHMKEENYTSAVDCYTKAIDLDQRNAVYYCNRAAAHSKLGHYTEATVDCERAIAIDPTYSKAYGRMGLALTSMSKYPDAISYFKKALVLDPDNDTYKSNLKIAEQKQREVSSQTATGLGFDMASLINNPAFISMAASVMQNQQVQQLMSGMMSNAVGDHAAGVGGLSDISSLIEAGQQFAQQIQQQNPELIEQLRNHIRSRSFSGSAEEHS, translated from the exons ATGTCTGTGGATCAGCGCTTAGCATTCTCCATTGTGCAGTTCCTCAGAGAACAAACAAACCGGGGGTCTCTCAGCTCTGATGAGCAGGAAAGCCTCGAAG TTGCAATACAGTGTTTGGAGACCACGTTTAAGATCAGCCCCAGCGACTGTCACCTGGCTGCTCCTCAACCTCTCACTGAGATCTTCCTTAATTCCCTGCTTAAG AATGACAATCTGACCACCCCAGAGACGTCCCCTCCTCCAGAGACTATAGAGAGGGCAGAGCAGCTGAAGAACGAAG GTAACAATCACATGAAGGAGGAAAACTACACCTCTGCCGTGGACTGCTACACGAAAGCCATTGATCTGGACCAAAGAAATGCTGTTTACTACTGCAACAG GGCAGCGGCGCACAGTAAACTGGGTCACTACACCGAGGCCACAGTAGACTGTGAGCGAGCCATAGCAATTGACCCCACCTACAGCAAGGCATATGGGCGAATGGG GCTGGCTCTGACATCCATGAGTAAGTACCCTGATGCCATCTCCTACTTTAAGAAGGCCCTGGTGCTCGACCCAGACAATGACACCTACAAATCCAACCTAAAGATTGCAGAGCAGAAACAAAGGGAGGTGTCCAGTCAG ACTGCCACAGGATTGGGTTTCGACATGGCCAGTCTGATCAATAACCCTGCATTCATAAGTATG GCTGCAAGTGTTATGCAGAATCAGCAGGTGCAACAGCT CATGTCAGGAATGATGTCCAACGCAGTGGGAGACCATGCTGCTGGTGTTGGAGGTCTGTCAGACATCTCCAGTCTGATTGAAGC agGCCAGCAGTTTGCCCAGCAGATCCAGCAGCAGAACCCGGAGCTGATCGAGCAGCTAAGGAACCACATCCGCAGCCGCTCCTTCAGCGGCAGCGCCGAAGAACACTCCTGA
- the nln gene encoding neurolysin, mitochondrial isoform X3, which translates to MREDIFHRLIALQEKKVNGLSPETERFVKRLIKLGKRNGLHLSKDIQEEIKSISKMISELSIDFSSNINEENTFLFFTEEELGGMAESYMASLDRLEDGRFKVTLAYPHYYPLMKRCYVPETRRKMEEAFHSRCKEENTPILEKLIELRAQMAKMLGFQTHADYVLEMNMAKTSSTVARFLDEFHEKLKPVGEQERKFILSLKQKECKRRGLDFDGQIHAWDMPYYMNQVEHVKFSVDKDKLIEYFPLEVVQEGLLGIYQDLLGLTFCQVEHAHVWHDSVSLYSVLDSTTGEEIGQFYLDLHPREGKYGHAACFGLQPGCQGPDGKRMVPVAAMVANFTKPSGSFPSLLQHHEVETFFHEFGHVMHELCSRTQYAEFSGTLVETDFVEVPSQMLENWVWEREPLHRMSRHYRDGSAIPDSLLDKLIVSRVANTGLMNLRQVVLSKVDQSLHTKPKADTAQEFAKHCQDILGIPATPGTNMTASFSHLAGGYDGQYYGYLWSEVYSMDIYFSRFRKEGIMNPKVGKEYRKVILETGGSRDGADMLKTFLGREAQQDAFFYCKGLTENRNGFL; encoded by the exons ATGAGGGAGGACATCTTCCACAGGCTCATCGCCCTGCAG GAGAAGAAGGTAAATGGCCTCTCACCTGAGACGGAGCGATTTGTTAAGAGACTGATTAAACTAGGGAAGCGGAATGGGCTGCATTTATCAAAAGATATCCAGGAG GAGATTAAATCAATATCAAAAATGATAAGTGAATTGTCCATTGACTTCAGTAGTAATATTAATGAAGAGAATACCTTTCTGTTTTTCACTGAAGAAGAATTAG GTGGTATGGCTGAAAGCTATATGGCTAGTCTTGACAGACTGGAAGATGGCCGTTTCAAAGTGACTCTTGCATATCCCCACTACTATCCGCTAATGAAGAGGTGTTACGTCCCGGAAACGAGACGTAAAATGGAGGAGGCTTTCCACAGTCGTTGTAAGGAG GAAAACACTCCTATTCTTGAGAAGCTGATTGAGCTCCGAGCCCAAATGGCCAAGATGCTGGGCTTTCAGACCCATGCAGACTACGTGTTGGAGATGAACATGGCTAAGACTTCAAGTACAGTAGCTCGTTTCCTAG ATGAGTTCCATGAGAAGTTGAAGCCAGTGGGTGAGCAGGAGAGGAAGTTCATCCTGTCTCTCAAACAGAAAGAGTGCAAGAGGCGGGGGCTGGACTTTGATGGACAGATCCATGCCTGGGACATGCCTTACTATATGAACCAGGTGGAACATGTGAAGTTCTCGGTGGACAAGGACAAGCTGATAGAGTACTTCCCGCTTGAGGTGGTCCAGGAAGGGCTTCTAGGAATTTACCAGGACCTGCTAGGCTTAACCTTCTGCCAGGTCGAACATGCCCATGTCTGGCATGACAGTGTCAGCCTCTACTCTGTTCTGGACAGTACTACTGGTGAGGAGATTGGCCAGTTCTACCTGGACCTGCATCCCAG AGAGGGGAAGTATGGACACGCAGCCTGTTTCGGTCTCCAGCCCGGCTGCCAAGGGCCTGATGGGAAACGCATGGTGCCAGTGGCGGCCATGGTGGCCAACTTCACTAAGCCCAGCGGCTCCTTCCCTTCGCTGCTGCAGCACCACGAGGTGGAGACCTTCTTCCACGAGTTTGGCCACGTTATGCACGAGCTCTGCTCAAGG ACTCAGTATGCAGAGTTCAGCGGTACGTTGGTGGAAACGGACTTTGTGGAGGTTCCCTCTCAGATGCTGGAGAACTGGGTGTGGGAACGTGAGCCACTGCACCGCATGTCGCGCCACTACAGGGACGGCAGTGCCATCCCAGACAGCCTGCTGGACAAGCTCATCGTCTCCAGGGTGGCAAACACGG GCCTGATGAACTTGAGGCAGGTGGTGCTCAGTAAAGTGGACCAGTCCCTCCACACTAAACCCAAGGCAGACACAGCCCAGGAGTTTGCTAAGCACTGCCAAGACATCCTGGGCATCCCTGCAACACCAG GCACAAACATGACTGCTAGCTTCAGCCACCTGGCGGGGGGTTATGACGGTCAGTACTATGGCTACCTATGGAGTGAGGTCTACTCCATGGACATCTACTTCAGTCGATTTAGAAAGGAGGGCATCATGAACCCTAAG GTGGGGAAGGAGTACAGAAAGGTGATACTGGAGACGGGTGGCTCAAGAGATGGGGCAGACATGTTGAAAACCTTCCTTGGACGTGAAGCACAGCAGGATGCTTTCTTTTACTGCAAAGGACTAACAGAGAATCGGAATGGCTTTCTTTGA
- the sgtb gene encoding small glutamine-rich tetratricopeptide repeat-containing protein beta isoform X1: MCMDFPELMSMSVDQRLAFSIVQFLREQTNRGSLSSDEQESLEVAIQCLETTFKISPSDCHLAAPQPLTEIFLNSLLKNDNLTTPETSPPPETIERAEQLKNEGNNHMKEENYTSAVDCYTKAIDLDQRNAVYYCNRAAAHSKLGHYTEATVDCERAIAIDPTYSKAYGRMGLALTSMSKYPDAISYFKKALVLDPDNDTYKSNLKIAEQKQREVSSQTATGLGFDMASLINNPAFISMAASVMQNQQVQQLMSGMMSNAVGDHAAGVGGLSDISSLIEAGQQFAQQIQQQNPELIEQLRNHIRSRSFSGSAEEHS, from the exons ATGTGCATGGACTTTCCAGAACTCA TGAGCATGTCTGTGGATCAGCGCTTAGCATTCTCCATTGTGCAGTTCCTCAGAGAACAAACAAACCGGGGGTCTCTCAGCTCTGATGAGCAGGAAAGCCTCGAAG TTGCAATACAGTGTTTGGAGACCACGTTTAAGATCAGCCCCAGCGACTGTCACCTGGCTGCTCCTCAACCTCTCACTGAGATCTTCCTTAATTCCCTGCTTAAG AATGACAATCTGACCACCCCAGAGACGTCCCCTCCTCCAGAGACTATAGAGAGGGCAGAGCAGCTGAAGAACGAAG GTAACAATCACATGAAGGAGGAAAACTACACCTCTGCCGTGGACTGCTACACGAAAGCCATTGATCTGGACCAAAGAAATGCTGTTTACTACTGCAACAG GGCAGCGGCGCACAGTAAACTGGGTCACTACACCGAGGCCACAGTAGACTGTGAGCGAGCCATAGCAATTGACCCCACCTACAGCAAGGCATATGGGCGAATGGG GCTGGCTCTGACATCCATGAGTAAGTACCCTGATGCCATCTCCTACTTTAAGAAGGCCCTGGTGCTCGACCCAGACAATGACACCTACAAATCCAACCTAAAGATTGCAGAGCAGAAACAAAGGGAGGTGTCCAGTCAG ACTGCCACAGGATTGGGTTTCGACATGGCCAGTCTGATCAATAACCCTGCATTCATAAGTATG GCTGCAAGTGTTATGCAGAATCAGCAGGTGCAACAGCT CATGTCAGGAATGATGTCCAACGCAGTGGGAGACCATGCTGCTGGTGTTGGAGGTCTGTCAGACATCTCCAGTCTGATTGAAGC agGCCAGCAGTTTGCCCAGCAGATCCAGCAGCAGAACCCGGAGCTGATCGAGCAGCTAAGGAACCACATCCGCAGCCGCTCCTTCAGCGGCAGCGCCGAAGAACACTCCTGA
- the nln gene encoding neurolysin, mitochondrial isoform X2 — protein MTLQNGLLISGKGYSGSAHSKNSLRWDLTPAQIQEHTKELIQRVRQVYDTIGALDVGKVTIENTVKPLTDAKLYYASSRHVLDFPQFISPFKDVRLASTEADKRLAEFDVELSMREDIFHRLIALQEKKVNGLSPETERFVKRLIKLGKRNGLHLSKDIQEEIKSISKMISELSIDFSSNINEENTFLFFTEEELGGMAESYMASLDRLEDGRFKVTLAYPHYYPLMKRCYVPETRRKMEEAFHSRCKEENTPILEKLIELRAQMAKMLGFQTHADYVLEMNMAKTSSTVARFLDEFHEKLKPVGEQERKFILSLKQKECKRRGLDFDGQIHAWDMPYYMNQVEHVKFSVDKDKLIEYFPLEVVQEGLLGIYQDLLGLTFCQVEHAHVWHDSVSLYSVLDSTTGEEIGQFYLDLHPREGKYGHAACFGLQPGCQGPDGKRMVPVAAMVANFTKPSGSFPSLLQHHEVETFFHEFGHVMHELCSRTQYAEFSGTLVETDFVEVPSQMLENWVWEREPLHRMSRHYRDGSAIPDSLLDKLIVSRVANTGLMNLRQVVLSKVDQSLHTKPKADTAQEFAKHCQDILGIPATPGTNMTASFSHLAGGYDGQYYGYLWSEVYSMDIYFSRFRKEGIMNPKVGKEYRKVILETGGSRDGADMLKTFLGREAQQDAFFYCKGLTENRNGFL, from the exons ATGACCCTGCAGAATGGACTGCTGATTTCAGGCAAAGGCTACTCAGGCTCTGCTCACAGCAAAAACAGTCTGAGATGGGATCTAACCCCTGCACAGATCCAGGAACACACGAAGGAGTTGATTCAGAGGGTCCGACAGGTTTATGACACTATTGGAGCTCTGGATGTTGGTAAAGTTACCATTGAAAACACTGTGAAGCCCCTAACTGATGCAAAGTTATATTATGCTT CGTCCCGACACGTCTTGGACTTCCCTCAATTCATATCTCCATTTAAAGATGTCCGCCTGGCCAGCACTGAGGCGGACAAACGGCTGGCTGAGTTTGATGTGGAGCTGAGCATGAGGGAGGACATCTTCCACAGGCTCATCGCCCTGCAG GAGAAGAAGGTAAATGGCCTCTCACCTGAGACGGAGCGATTTGTTAAGAGACTGATTAAACTAGGGAAGCGGAATGGGCTGCATTTATCAAAAGATATCCAGGAG GAGATTAAATCAATATCAAAAATGATAAGTGAATTGTCCATTGACTTCAGTAGTAATATTAATGAAGAGAATACCTTTCTGTTTTTCACTGAAGAAGAATTAG GTGGTATGGCTGAAAGCTATATGGCTAGTCTTGACAGACTGGAAGATGGCCGTTTCAAAGTGACTCTTGCATATCCCCACTACTATCCGCTAATGAAGAGGTGTTACGTCCCGGAAACGAGACGTAAAATGGAGGAGGCTTTCCACAGTCGTTGTAAGGAG GAAAACACTCCTATTCTTGAGAAGCTGATTGAGCTCCGAGCCCAAATGGCCAAGATGCTGGGCTTTCAGACCCATGCAGACTACGTGTTGGAGATGAACATGGCTAAGACTTCAAGTACAGTAGCTCGTTTCCTAG ATGAGTTCCATGAGAAGTTGAAGCCAGTGGGTGAGCAGGAGAGGAAGTTCATCCTGTCTCTCAAACAGAAAGAGTGCAAGAGGCGGGGGCTGGACTTTGATGGACAGATCCATGCCTGGGACATGCCTTACTATATGAACCAGGTGGAACATGTGAAGTTCTCGGTGGACAAGGACAAGCTGATAGAGTACTTCCCGCTTGAGGTGGTCCAGGAAGGGCTTCTAGGAATTTACCAGGACCTGCTAGGCTTAACCTTCTGCCAGGTCGAACATGCCCATGTCTGGCATGACAGTGTCAGCCTCTACTCTGTTCTGGACAGTACTACTGGTGAGGAGATTGGCCAGTTCTACCTGGACCTGCATCCCAG AGAGGGGAAGTATGGACACGCAGCCTGTTTCGGTCTCCAGCCCGGCTGCCAAGGGCCTGATGGGAAACGCATGGTGCCAGTGGCGGCCATGGTGGCCAACTTCACTAAGCCCAGCGGCTCCTTCCCTTCGCTGCTGCAGCACCACGAGGTGGAGACCTTCTTCCACGAGTTTGGCCACGTTATGCACGAGCTCTGCTCAAGG ACTCAGTATGCAGAGTTCAGCGGTACGTTGGTGGAAACGGACTTTGTGGAGGTTCCCTCTCAGATGCTGGAGAACTGGGTGTGGGAACGTGAGCCACTGCACCGCATGTCGCGCCACTACAGGGACGGCAGTGCCATCCCAGACAGCCTGCTGGACAAGCTCATCGTCTCCAGGGTGGCAAACACGG GCCTGATGAACTTGAGGCAGGTGGTGCTCAGTAAAGTGGACCAGTCCCTCCACACTAAACCCAAGGCAGACACAGCCCAGGAGTTTGCTAAGCACTGCCAAGACATCCTGGGCATCCCTGCAACACCAG GCACAAACATGACTGCTAGCTTCAGCCACCTGGCGGGGGGTTATGACGGTCAGTACTATGGCTACCTATGGAGTGAGGTCTACTCCATGGACATCTACTTCAGTCGATTTAGAAAGGAGGGCATCATGAACCCTAAG GTGGGGAAGGAGTACAGAAAGGTGATACTGGAGACGGGTGGCTCAAGAGATGGGGCAGACATGTTGAAAACCTTCCTTGGACGTGAAGCACAGCAGGATGCTTTCTTTTACTGCAAAGGACTAACAGAGAATCGGAATGGCTTTCTTTGA